From Granulicella cerasi, a single genomic window includes:
- a CDS encoding Gfo/Idh/MocA family oxidoreductase produces MSNSLPIRVAVVGFGLGGRVFHCPFVSAVPGLELAGIVQRRGDSAAEAYPSATIFRSSEEMLADPSIDLVAVTTPNETHFPLAKAALEAGKHVVVDKPMCGTSAQVRELIDLSKVQGKVLAPFHNRRFDGDFLTVKKLLAEGALGRVAQIFSRFERFRPEPRAGSWKEASGDDTGLLFDLGPHVVDQALALFGTPARVSASVRRERDQTAIDDAFTVVLEYDQPALRYTCEATLLSAEPQPRFVVQGTRGSYVKHGVDPQEPALVGGAQVPPTESAEPWLDEPESAWGRLTVSDETGDPASLKTAPLRTETGDYRRFYASVRDAVRGEAPLAIPAEDAFRVARLLELALASSRERRTLAVEL; encoded by the coding sequence ATGAGCAATTCCCTGCCGATTCGCGTCGCCGTCGTGGGATTTGGCCTTGGTGGCCGGGTCTTTCATTGCCCTTTTGTCAGCGCAGTTCCGGGGCTGGAGCTGGCCGGAATCGTGCAGCGCCGTGGCGACTCCGCCGCAGAAGCGTACCCCTCGGCCACGATTTTTCGCTCCTCTGAAGAGATGCTCGCCGATCCGTCGATCGATCTCGTCGCGGTCACTACGCCGAACGAGACACACTTCCCGCTGGCGAAGGCCGCTCTGGAAGCGGGAAAGCACGTCGTGGTCGACAAACCGATGTGCGGAACCTCAGCGCAGGTGCGCGAACTCATCGACCTCTCCAAGGTGCAAGGCAAGGTGCTCGCGCCCTTCCACAACCGTCGCTTTGACGGTGATTTTCTTACCGTGAAGAAACTGCTGGCGGAGGGAGCTCTGGGCCGCGTGGCGCAAATCTTCTCGCGTTTCGAGCGTTTCCGTCCTGAACCCCGCGCAGGCAGCTGGAAAGAAGCGAGCGGCGACGATACCGGCCTGCTCTTTGATCTCGGGCCGCATGTTGTCGATCAGGCGCTCGCCCTCTTCGGCACTCCCGCCCGCGTCTCCGCTTCGGTCCGCCGCGAGCGCGACCAAACTGCGATCGATGACGCCTTTACCGTGGTGCTCGAGTACGACCAGCCCGCGTTGCGCTATACCTGCGAGGCCACGCTGCTCTCTGCCGAGCCGCAGCCGCGCTTCGTCGTGCAGGGTACGCGCGGAAGCTACGTCAAGCACGGGGTTGACCCGCAGGAACCGGCGCTGGTCGGAGGGGCGCAAGTGCCGCCGACCGAGTCTGCAGAGCCTTGGCTGGATGAGCCGGAGTCCGCCTGGGGGCGGCTGACGGTCTCCGACGAGACAGGCGATCCGGCCTCGCTGAAGACCGCGCCGCTGCGCACGGAGACCGGCGACTACCGCCGCTTTTACGCAAGCGTGCGTGATGCGGTGCGAGGCGAGGCCCCGCTCGCGATCCCGGCAGAGGACGCTTTCCGCGTCGCACGACTGTTGGAGCTGGCGTTGGCCTCCAGTCGCGAGCGTCGTACCCTGGCGGTTGAGCTGTAG
- the mutS gene encoding DNA mismatch repair protein MutS produces the protein MSTIAAPPPETLSPAMRQYRAAKDAHPDALLFFRMGDFYELFYEDAVVASRELQLTLTARDKARSVPMCGVPYHSAGTYLQRLLRLGFRVAICEQMEDPKQAKGVVRREVTRVMTPGTALDATLAASESQWLASLATIGSGTNVCIGVASMDLSTGDFRATEFTGAQAWPMALDELSRMNPAEVLSARGLAVDAAQASFEAERREEGSAGTTLIAGSKSELEEWVFHDEYAIPLLQQQLRVHSLDGMGLGNHAAAATAAGAIVHYLRATKQGALEHLDTIRYYEQRDCLELDAVSVRNLELVEPLFSSEGPQTTLFYTLDACMTPMGKRLLRAQLLRPMQSLDAIQARLDAVGLAAADIRRREEVRRSLDGVLDMERLLGRVALDSAGPRDLVALGATLARLPGVRVAAADLGDNGNRWAALTAALDPLSDLYEMITRTLVDEPPVALFDGNYIRIGVDAELDELRGLSTSGRERIAAIEERERERTGISSLKVRFNSVFGYYLEVTKANAKAVPADYERKQTLVNAERFTTPELKELETKILTAQERSTEIERRIFGELRRQVLESAHRIREAARHVAEIDLLGCFAHVAALRGWAKPEVNHSGILELVNARHPVIERRMEETGSGRFVPNSLHLCSSDDAGKDPSLLLITGPNMGGKSTYLRTAALLTILAHCGSFVPAESMKLGLADRVFTRIGASDNVARGRSTFMVEMTETAAILNTATSRSLVLLDEMGRGTATYDGLSLAWAAVEHLHDRIGARTLFATHYHELTLLADRLHHLRNVRVTVRESSGGIVFLHTVEAGAANKSYGIEVARLAGLPPAVVQRAREVLKLHEKAESQQVRDALPTKDAAPQMQMTMFTPLSQRIVDRIELTDIDNLTPREALTLLAELQSELKGGA, from the coding sequence ATGAGCACAATCGCCGCGCCACCACCGGAAACGCTCTCGCCCGCCATGCGGCAGTACCGCGCGGCGAAGGACGCGCACCCTGATGCGTTGCTCTTCTTCCGCATGGGCGACTTCTATGAGCTCTTCTACGAAGACGCGGTCGTGGCCTCGCGCGAGCTGCAGTTGACCCTTACCGCACGCGACAAGGCGCGCTCCGTGCCGATGTGCGGCGTGCCGTATCACTCAGCCGGAACGTATCTGCAACGATTGCTGCGGCTCGGCTTTCGCGTCGCCATCTGCGAGCAGATGGAAGACCCTAAGCAGGCGAAGGGCGTGGTGCGCCGCGAAGTAACGCGCGTGATGACGCCGGGCACAGCGCTCGACGCAACGCTCGCAGCGAGCGAGTCGCAGTGGTTGGCTTCGCTGGCGACAATCGGCTCCGGCACCAATGTCTGCATCGGCGTGGCATCGATGGATTTGTCGACCGGCGACTTCCGCGCAACGGAGTTTACCGGCGCGCAGGCGTGGCCGATGGCGCTCGATGAACTCTCGCGCATGAACCCGGCTGAAGTGCTCTCCGCACGCGGGCTGGCGGTGGACGCGGCGCAGGCGAGCTTCGAGGCTGAACGCAGGGAAGAAGGCTCCGCCGGAACCACGCTCATCGCGGGTTCGAAATCGGAGCTCGAAGAGTGGGTCTTCCACGACGAGTACGCGATCCCGTTGTTGCAACAGCAGCTTCGCGTGCACTCGCTGGATGGCATGGGGTTAGGCAACCACGCGGCTGCGGCAACGGCTGCAGGCGCTATCGTGCATTACCTGCGCGCGACGAAGCAAGGCGCGCTCGAGCACCTCGACACGATTCGCTACTACGAGCAGCGCGATTGCCTCGAACTCGACGCGGTGAGCGTGCGGAACCTCGAGCTTGTCGAACCGCTCTTCTCCTCCGAAGGCCCGCAGACGACGCTCTTCTACACGCTCGACGCCTGCATGACACCCATGGGCAAGCGCCTGCTGCGGGCGCAGTTGCTGAGGCCAATGCAATCGCTCGACGCGATTCAAGCGCGACTTGATGCGGTCGGCCTTGCCGCTGCGGATATTCGTCGGCGCGAAGAGGTGCGGCGCTCTCTCGATGGCGTCCTCGACATGGAACGCCTGCTGGGGCGCGTGGCATTAGACTCTGCAGGGCCGCGTGATCTTGTAGCGCTCGGCGCAACGCTCGCGCGACTGCCCGGTGTGCGTGTGGCTGCGGCAGATCTCGGGGATAACGGCAATCGTTGGGCTGCGCTCACAGCGGCGCTCGATCCGCTCAGCGACCTATACGAGATGATTACACGCACGCTGGTCGACGAGCCGCCGGTCGCGCTCTTCGACGGCAACTACATCCGCATTGGCGTTGATGCCGAGCTGGATGAGCTGCGCGGACTTTCGACCTCTGGCCGTGAACGCATCGCGGCCATCGAAGAGCGCGAGCGCGAGCGCACGGGTATCAGCTCCTTGAAGGTTCGCTTCAACTCGGTCTTCGGTTACTACCTCGAAGTGACAAAGGCGAACGCAAAAGCAGTGCCTGCGGACTACGAGCGCAAGCAGACGCTTGTGAACGCCGAGCGCTTTACGACGCCTGAGCTGAAAGAGCTGGAGACCAAGATCCTCACCGCGCAGGAACGCTCGACTGAAATTGAACGGCGCATCTTCGGCGAGCTTCGTCGGCAGGTACTCGAGTCCGCGCATCGCATTCGTGAAGCGGCGCGCCACGTCGCAGAGATCGATCTGCTCGGTTGCTTTGCGCACGTTGCCGCACTGCGCGGCTGGGCCAAGCCAGAGGTCAACCATAGCGGCATCCTTGAGTTGGTGAACGCGCGGCATCCAGTGATCGAACGCCGCATGGAAGAGACCGGCAGCGGCCGCTTCGTGCCGAACTCCCTGCACCTCTGCTCTTCGGATGACGCAGGCAAAGACCCTTCGCTGCTGCTCATCACCGGCCCGAACATGGGCGGTAAGTCAACATATCTACGCACGGCTGCGCTGCTCACGATCTTGGCGCACTGCGGCTCGTTTGTGCCGGCGGAGAGCATGAAGCTTGGCCTCGCCGACCGAGTTTTCACGCGTATCGGCGCGAGCGATAACGTAGCGCGCGGCCGATCCACCTTCATGGTGGAGATGACCGAGACCGCCGCGATCCTCAACACTGCGACCTCACGCTCCCTCGTGCTGCTCGATGAAATGGGACGCGGTACCGCAACATACGACGGCCTCTCGCTCGCGTGGGCCGCAGTCGAGCATCTGCATGATCGCATTGGAGCGCGCACGCTCTTCGCGACGCATTATCACGAGCTCACGCTGCTCGCCGATCGGCTGCATCATTTGCGCAACGTGCGCGTGACGGTGCGTGAATCTTCGGGCGGCATCGTTTTCCTGCACACGGTAGAAGCAGGTGCTGCGAACAAGAGTTACGGTATCGAGGTTGCTCGGCTCGCAGGCTTGCCGCCTGCGGTGGTGCAGCGCGCGCGTGAGGTCTTGAAGCTGCATGAGAAGGCAGAGTCCCAACAAGTGCGCGATGCGTTGCCGACGAAGGACGCGGCGCCGCAGATGCAGATGACGATGTTCACGCCGCTCTCGCAGCGCATTGTCGATCGCATCGAGCTGACGGACATTGACAACCTGACGCCGCGTGAAGCGTTGACGCTGCTCGCCGAGTTGCAAAGCGAACTGAAGGGCGGCGCATGA
- a CDS encoding anhydro-N-acetylmuramic acid kinase encodes MKQAVKPKSMVVAGVMSGTSADGIDVAVCRVSFDAKTQLPKLKLLAHRAFPYSAAVRKSVLAAMNAASVSVAELSQLSWRLGALYADAVEATLQDAALNADLVAIHGQTIYHQSTATKFLGAPTRSTWQMGEPSVVAERLRLPVLSDFRPADLAAGGQGAPLVPMLDYVMFRHATRNRVLLNLGGIANVTAIPAAAQLDDVMAFDTGPANMVIDALMAQFTGKAFDRNGTTARRGKVLEQVLKPLLAMPYFDAAPPKSCGREQFGVEFVERFRKACELPDASHADCVATATAFTAQTIVDAYVKFVWPHLGQSAPLAKSTELLVAGGGARNATLMQMLADRFAFFGVRVKTTEDVGLPIEAKEAAAFALLGWLTWHKMPGNVRTATGAAREVVLGKVTYA; translated from the coding sequence ATGAAGCAGGCAGTGAAGCCGAAGAGCATGGTCGTCGCTGGTGTGATGAGTGGCACAAGCGCGGACGGCATCGACGTGGCGGTTTGCCGCGTGAGCTTTGACGCGAAGACGCAGCTGCCGAAGTTGAAGCTGCTCGCGCATCGTGCGTTTCCCTATTCGGCGGCGGTGCGGAAGAGCGTTCTCGCTGCAATGAATGCGGCGAGCGTTTCGGTAGCGGAGTTGTCGCAGTTGAGCTGGCGACTCGGCGCGCTGTATGCCGATGCGGTAGAAGCGACGCTGCAGGATGCAGCTTTGAACGCAGACCTCGTCGCGATTCATGGTCAGACGATCTATCACCAATCTACAGCGACGAAATTTCTCGGAGCACCGACGCGTTCGACCTGGCAGATGGGCGAGCCAAGCGTGGTTGCGGAGCGGCTGCGCCTGCCGGTGCTTTCAGATTTCCGTCCGGCGGATCTTGCCGCAGGCGGACAAGGTGCGCCGCTCGTACCGATGCTGGATTACGTGATGTTTCGCCACGCCACACGCAACCGCGTGTTGTTGAATCTCGGGGGAATCGCGAACGTAACGGCGATTCCTGCGGCGGCGCAACTCGACGACGTGATGGCGTTCGACACGGGGCCGGCGAACATGGTGATCGATGCGTTGATGGCGCAGTTCACAGGCAAGGCGTTTGATCGGAACGGCACGACGGCACGCAGGGGCAAGGTTCTGGAGCAGGTGTTGAAGCCCTTACTCGCGATGCCGTACTTCGACGCCGCACCTCCAAAGTCCTGCGGCCGCGAGCAGTTTGGTGTCGAGTTCGTCGAGCGTTTCCGTAAGGCGTGCGAGTTGCCCGATGCATCCCATGCAGACTGCGTGGCGACCGCGACGGCGTTTACGGCACAGACGATCGTCGATGCCTATGTGAAGTTCGTGTGGCCGCATCTTGGACAGAGCGCACCGCTCGCGAAGAGCACTGAGCTGCTGGTGGCAGGAGGCGGCGCACGCAATGCGACGCTGATGCAGATGCTCGCGGATCGCTTCGCTTTCTTCGGCGTTCGCGTGAAGACAACGGAAGATGTGGGCTTGCCCATTGAAGCCAAGGAAGCCGCGGCGTTTGCGTTGCTGGGATGGCTGACATGGCACAAGATGCCGGGCAACGTGCGCACAGCGACCGGCGCAGCGCGAGAGGTTGTGCTGGGCAAGGTGACGTATGCGTAG
- a CDS encoding ABC transporter substrate-binding protein translates to MRSSLRVTLASLCLLAMTACSTNKRTPGELRFLIESSPNNLDLRQGTDAQSERVGALIYEPLVHRDAQFHLQPWLAQSWERQDANTWVFHLRPNVHFHDGHIMTSSDVAWTLRSMSNGALVSAKASAYAKIASIETPDRLTMIVHTSAPDASLLFNLSDGLFGVVRDGAGRDEGLHPVGTGPFRFASQTQDKDVVLERHDAYWGEGASIPRLRFDVVPDAITMALEMKRGSADVEANAITLDEVAALEKTPSIEASSTPSTTVIYAQFNVADPALSDVRVRQAIAYALDKPAIISTLWHGKAIEADSLLPPGHWARASDRDLQQYPHSLKHAMELLDQAGLKPDKDGVRLRFTLKTSTDEMTRVLAQAVQQQLRRAGIAMAIRPAEFGTFYADITHGAFQMYILRWTGASNLDPDIFRYAYSSASFPPKGGNRGHYRNDRVDALLKQAAAATDESQRRALYVEVQKILAVDLPSIPLWYPSNVVLHSQRVVDVQPDASGSFSFLRSAKLRQQK, encoded by the coding sequence ATGCGTAGTTCGTTGCGCGTGACACTTGCATCGCTTTGCTTGCTCGCCATGACCGCTTGCTCTACGAACAAGCGCACTCCGGGAGAGCTTCGTTTTCTCATCGAGTCTTCGCCGAATAATCTTGATTTGCGGCAAGGCACAGACGCGCAGTCTGAGCGCGTAGGCGCGCTGATCTACGAGCCGCTTGTGCATCGCGATGCACAGTTTCATCTGCAGCCGTGGCTCGCGCAGAGCTGGGAACGCCAGGATGCCAACACCTGGGTCTTCCACCTTCGGCCGAATGTGCACTTTCATGACGGACATATCATGACGTCGAGCGATGTGGCGTGGACCCTGCGCTCGATGTCGAATGGAGCGCTCGTCAGCGCGAAGGCCAGTGCATACGCGAAGATAGCGAGCATCGAAACGCCTGATCGGCTGACGATGATCGTGCATACGAGCGCGCCGGATGCGAGTCTGTTGTTCAATTTGTCGGATGGACTCTTCGGCGTGGTGCGCGATGGCGCTGGACGCGATGAAGGCTTGCATCCCGTAGGGACCGGGCCGTTCCGCTTTGCTTCGCAAACGCAGGACAAGGACGTGGTACTTGAGCGTCATGACGCCTACTGGGGTGAAGGAGCGAGCATACCGCGGCTGCGTTTTGACGTGGTGCCCGATGCAATCACGATGGCGCTGGAGATGAAGCGTGGCTCCGCCGACGTTGAAGCGAATGCCATCACGCTCGATGAGGTCGCGGCTCTCGAGAAGACTCCGAGTATCGAAGCATCATCCACACCGAGCACGACGGTGATCTATGCGCAGTTCAATGTTGCGGACCCGGCACTGAGCGACGTACGCGTGCGGCAGGCGATTGCCTATGCGCTCGATAAGCCTGCAATCATCAGCACGTTGTGGCACGGCAAAGCGATTGAGGCGGATTCGCTGCTTCCTCCGGGACACTGGGCACGTGCGAGCGATCGCGATCTGCAGCAGTATCCACACTCGTTGAAGCACGCGATGGAGCTACTCGATCAAGCTGGGCTGAAGCCGGACAAAGACGGCGTGCGATTGCGCTTCACCCTGAAGACTTCTACCGATGAGATGACGCGCGTACTTGCGCAAGCGGTGCAACAGCAGTTGCGTCGAGCGGGCATTGCCATGGCGATTCGCCCGGCGGAGTTTGGCACGTTCTATGCGGACATCACCCACGGCGCGTTTCAGATGTACATTCTGCGCTGGACAGGCGCGTCGAATCTCGATCCCGACATCTTCCGCTATGCGTATAGCTCGGCTAGCTTTCCGCCGAAGGGTGGCAATCGCGGACATTACCGCAATGATCGCGTCGATGCTCTTCTGAAACAGGCCGCTGCAGCCACGGATGAGTCGCAGCGGCGTGCGTTGTATGTAGAGGTGCAGAAGATTCTTGCGGTGGATCTGCCCTCCATTCCGCTGTGGTATCCGAGCAACGTGGTGCTGCACTCGCAACGTGTGGTTGACGTGCAACCAGACGCGAGCGGCAGCTTCAGCTTCTTACGATCGGCAAAGCTGCGCCAGCAGAAGTAG
- a CDS encoding Ig-like domain-containing protein, translated as MKHIGFRPAQVCGSALARLGLFLLLLSLAFTGSAQTITPQESTILVAHPKKIGINLGGPTYYGAGELYKNLMWRNPGFEPDLYRDKFVAMADATSTTFISPNLYDPVVANFWAGGTFKLYRGAPKALVCSGSIASNTIAANNAGPTYTFASACSTPVVKGDVIVLRKSIDCTPEEDWEGSHAGWWAEISNGGRIGSDCATQYEGQQSIVLDASPSGSTAGVVAHIDTAAWVTGLLINGQYTISGHYKTIGSATLTVNVKRNVTGAAGNPLSCTSQSFPAAPTWASFSFNCTGAETAQLAQGDITVEMLAQGGFVELDDVSFQKTTTDATNTTPFRDEVVNALKQHCAGASLTGVPCELRDWAGQSADEIENTILPLFERQPAVNSTGYDYAGGQGYASEKVGFTEFLQLCEAIGAEPYYALPETTGADEGAWWIDYLNGSPATTMGDLRLAQGHGTSWLSIFPTIHLAMGNENWNEGGAGEGLGYRADAPDYYYDYSTDAAGVWGSMRSSASWPSGGAGIDLILGFQDGNVNYGIVEAMTRTGANSGELAPYTQAYVGDVAPLSALWNPLMYEVVANTTNSAATFYQQGNAIKAYGKLNVYEFDNSTTQGTSAVTQSVLDSFTDAAGYGTATALQGLQHLSFGIVDQNFFSLSEYYTSGPNGNVTHNWGAFVDLGGATNAPRPQELGMQIANAAIIGPMYSCPVVNPTTYTLAANHNGLGSSGTPTASGIPQEYAFCFQSGTQRSMIVINVDIANAHTIAFAGTSAPSGSVSVTRYAPSSISARNEAAGTANTNLYPQSVALSGAYSVTNPTSDSLPPYSITRYDWTSSTVAATATSTSLTTTGSTSVAGSSVTLTATVDAAAATGLVTFSDGGTTLGTAALAAGNAAYAVNAITAGTHSFTAAYSGNVNYAPSTSSVATVTASTPVTSTAPATSILSTSFREHVARHAINGTKPALAPAGAVWNDPNGDWSFHAGSGIVSSTPDLSNPLLIDVKRADFTATTSAATYGAKVLYRYTDLDNYLFTVSYAGEIDLYSRIAGLETTLATIYPANTACALSVTLAGTIGTLSCGGQTASAVIPSTLPASTNIGFMSPAAKFVLRSLQVTP; from the coding sequence ATGAAGCACATTGGTTTCCGCCCCGCGCAGGTTTGTGGAAGCGCTCTCGCGCGCCTCGGCCTTTTTCTTCTCCTGCTGTCGCTCGCATTCACTGGCTCCGCGCAGACCATCACGCCGCAGGAAAGCACGATCCTCGTCGCACACCCGAAGAAGATCGGCATCAATCTCGGCGGTCCGACGTACTACGGTGCCGGAGAGCTCTACAAGAACCTGATGTGGCGAAATCCGGGTTTCGAGCCGGACCTCTATCGCGACAAGTTCGTAGCGATGGCCGACGCTACCAGCACGACCTTCATCTCTCCGAATCTCTACGACCCCGTCGTAGCGAACTTCTGGGCAGGCGGCACCTTCAAGCTCTATCGCGGAGCACCGAAGGCCCTCGTATGCTCTGGCTCTATCGCGTCGAACACCATCGCTGCCAACAACGCAGGCCCTACGTACACCTTTGCCTCTGCGTGCTCTACGCCAGTCGTCAAAGGCGACGTGATCGTGTTGCGGAAGTCTATCGACTGCACTCCCGAAGAAGATTGGGAAGGAAGCCACGCAGGTTGGTGGGCGGAAATCTCCAACGGTGGCAGGATCGGCTCCGACTGCGCTACGCAGTATGAGGGACAGCAATCGATCGTGCTCGATGCAAGCCCGTCGGGTTCGACCGCAGGCGTGGTCGCACACATTGATACCGCTGCCTGGGTCACCGGCTTGCTGATCAACGGGCAATACACGATCAGCGGACACTATAAGACGATTGGCAGTGCAACGCTCACGGTCAACGTGAAGCGCAACGTCACTGGCGCTGCGGGCAACCCGCTGTCTTGCACTTCGCAGAGTTTTCCGGCTGCGCCTACGTGGGCCTCGTTCTCCTTCAACTGCACCGGTGCAGAGACCGCTCAACTCGCGCAAGGCGATATCACCGTTGAAATGCTCGCGCAGGGTGGATTTGTTGAGCTCGACGACGTGTCGTTTCAAAAGACCACGACCGATGCGACGAACACCACACCTTTCCGCGATGAAGTCGTGAATGCACTGAAGCAACATTGTGCGGGTGCCTCGCTCACGGGTGTCCCCTGCGAGCTGCGCGACTGGGCAGGGCAGAGTGCGGACGAAATCGAAAACACGATTCTTCCTCTCTTCGAGCGCCAGCCAGCAGTCAACTCCACCGGTTATGACTACGCGGGCGGGCAGGGCTATGCGAGCGAGAAGGTTGGCTTCACCGAGTTCCTGCAGCTTTGCGAGGCCATCGGCGCTGAGCCTTACTACGCACTCCCGGAGACGACCGGCGCTGATGAAGGCGCGTGGTGGATCGACTACCTCAACGGCTCGCCCGCAACGACGATGGGCGATCTACGTCTGGCGCAGGGCCACGGCACCTCCTGGCTCAGCATCTTCCCGACGATTCACCTCGCGATGGGCAACGAGAACTGGAATGAAGGTGGCGCTGGCGAGGGCCTTGGCTATCGCGCTGACGCGCCTGATTACTACTACGACTACTCGACCGATGCGGCAGGTGTGTGGGGATCCATGCGCAGCTCCGCGTCATGGCCCAGTGGCGGCGCAGGCATCGACCTCATCCTGGGCTTTCAAGACGGCAATGTGAACTATGGCATCGTGGAAGCGATGACGCGCACCGGCGCCAACAGCGGCGAACTCGCGCCGTACACGCAAGCGTACGTGGGAGACGTCGCACCACTCTCCGCGCTTTGGAATCCTCTGATGTATGAAGTGGTCGCGAATACAACAAACTCCGCGGCCACGTTCTATCAGCAAGGCAACGCCATCAAGGCCTATGGCAAGCTCAACGTCTACGAGTTCGACAACAGCACGACGCAAGGTACGTCTGCTGTCACGCAGTCCGTGCTCGACAGCTTTACCGATGCTGCAGGCTATGGCACAGCGACAGCACTGCAAGGTTTGCAGCACCTTTCTTTCGGCATCGTCGATCAGAATTTCTTCTCGCTCAGCGAGTACTACACCAGCGGTCCGAATGGTAACGTGACGCACAACTGGGGCGCGTTCGTTGATCTGGGGGGTGCGACGAATGCGCCACGCCCGCAAGAGTTGGGAATGCAGATCGCGAACGCGGCCATCATCGGTCCGATGTATAGCTGCCCCGTGGTGAATCCCACAACCTATACTCTCGCCGCAAACCATAACGGCCTCGGCTCCTCCGGTACGCCTACGGCGAGCGGCATTCCACAGGAGTATGCGTTCTGCTTTCAGTCGGGCACACAGCGTTCCATGATCGTCATCAACGTCGACATCGCCAACGCTCACACCATCGCCTTTGCAGGCACATCGGCGCCGAGCGGTAGCGTGTCGGTCACGCGTTACGCGCCGTCGAGCATCTCCGCTCGCAACGAAGCTGCTGGCACTGCGAACACAAACCTCTATCCGCAGAGTGTCGCGCTCAGCGGGGCATACAGCGTCACGAATCCTACGAGCGACTCTTTGCCGCCTTACTCGATCACGCGCTACGACTGGACTTCGTCCACCGTTGCGGCTACGGCAACCTCAACATCCTTGACGACAACCGGCAGTACTTCGGTGGCTGGTTCGTCGGTAACGTTGACTGCAACGGTCGATGCCGCTGCAGCAACAGGTCTCGTGACCTTCAGCGATGGCGGCACAACGCTCGGTACAGCAGCGCTCGCCGCAGGCAATGCCGCCTACGCCGTGAATGCAATCACTGCAGGCACACACAGCTTCACGGCGGCATATAGCGGCAACGTAAACTACGCACCCAGCACCTCGTCCGTTGCCACGGTGACTGCCTCCACTCCTGTTACATCCACTGCACCAGCGACCTCGATCTTATCGACCAGCTTCCGCGAGCATGTTGCGCGTCACGCGATCAACGGCACAAAGCCCGCACTCGCTCCTGCAGGCGCTGTGTGGAACGATCCGAATGGCGACTGGAGTTTCCATGCGGGTAGCGGCATCGTCTCGTCGACTCCTGACCTCAGTAATCCGCTGCTCATCGACGTAAAGCGCGCCGACTTTACCGCGACTACCAGTGCCGCTACCTACGGTGCCAAGGTGCTCTACCGCTACACCGACCTCGACAACTATCTCTTCACGGTCAGCTATGCCGGAGAGATTGATCTCTACTCGCGCATAGCAGGCCTGGAGACCACACTTGCCACGATCTATCCGGCGAACACCGCCTGCGCGCTTTCAGTAACGCTCGCCGGCACAATCGGCACGCTTTCCTGCGGAGGTCAAACCGCCTCTGCGGTAATCCCATCGACGCTACCGGCGTCCACGAACATCGGCTTCATGAGTCCAGCGGCGAAGTTCGTCTTACGCTCGCTCCAGGTGACGCCGTAA
- a CDS encoding formylglycine-generating enzyme family protein: protein MYESTENEPLKIVKKGCCTPSSERTEVTAAPKVLIAAERSQEERLADMVFLPGGTFLMGTDYAQGFAADGEGPVHAVTLDPFYMDRHTVTNAEFARFVDATQYKTEAEHFGWSFVFWSHVPKRRFTELVRDTVASAPWWCVVPEATWRSPEGPGSDIASRADYPVVHVSWNDAQAYCAWAGKSLPTEAQWEYAARGGLEQKLYPWGDQLRVNGEHRCNIWQGEFPREDTADDGYAGTCPVEAFPPNGYGIYSMTGNTWEWCADWFAIDAHATSVERNPQGPTSGSGRVMKGGSFLCHYSYCNRYRVAARTQNTPDSATGHMSFRCVVNGVSPQAE, encoded by the coding sequence GTGTACGAGTCGACCGAAAACGAGCCATTGAAGATCGTGAAGAAGGGGTGCTGCACCCCTTCTTCCGAGCGCACAGAAGTGACTGCGGCCCCCAAGGTTCTCATAGCTGCGGAGCGGTCGCAGGAAGAGCGCCTGGCGGATATGGTGTTTCTTCCCGGTGGCACGTTTCTCATGGGTACGGACTACGCGCAAGGCTTCGCTGCCGACGGCGAAGGCCCGGTGCACGCTGTCACGCTCGACCCTTTCTATATGGACCGTCACACGGTGACGAACGCTGAGTTTGCGCGCTTCGTCGATGCGACGCAGTACAAGACAGAAGCGGAGCACTTCGGTTGGTCCTTTGTGTTTTGGTCCCATGTGCCCAAGCGCCGCTTCACGGAGCTTGTGAGGGACACGGTCGCCAGCGCGCCCTGGTGGTGCGTTGTTCCGGAAGCTACCTGGCGCTCGCCGGAAGGGCCGGGAAGCGATATCGCATCGCGCGCCGACTATCCCGTGGTGCATGTAAGTTGGAATGACGCGCAGGCCTACTGCGCCTGGGCCGGAAAGAGTCTTCCTACGGAAGCGCAGTGGGAGTATGCAGCGCGCGGCGGCCTGGAGCAGAAGCTCTATCCCTGGGGCGATCAACTTCGTGTCAACGGCGAACATCGCTGCAACATCTGGCAGGGCGAGTTCCCGCGCGAAGATACTGCGGACGATGGTTACGCGGGCACCTGCCCGGTCGAAGCTTTCCCGCCCAATGGCTACGGCATCTATTCCATGACCGGAAACACGTGGGAGTGGTGCGCGGACTGGTTCGCGATAGACGCACATGCAACATCGGTGGAGCGCAATCCGCAGGGGCCGACCTCGGGTAGTGGACGCGTGATGAAGGGGGGCTCCTTCCTTTGCCACTACTCCTACTGCAACCGTTATCGTGTTGCAGCACGCACGCAAAACACGCCAGACAGCGCTACCGGGCACATGAGCTTTCGGTGCGTGGTCAACGGCGTTTCGCCGCAGGCCGAGTAG